The Apium graveolens cultivar Ventura chromosome 11, ASM990537v1, whole genome shotgun sequence genome has a window encoding:
- the LOC141697228 gene encoding type I inositol polyphosphate 5-phosphatase 2-like isoform X1 — protein MKAQRGKRSEASWPSSMMKKWFNIKSKKYECDEDRVDTDAERKETEREDKEDRDNDARYVEDMQRHDAEEDLPSTRQQGNLSQSPCETSGTQSRRPYIKHRRGKSETLRAQYINTKDVRVTIGTWNVAGRPPHEDLEIDEWISMEEPSDIYILGFQEVVPLSAGNVLGVETRRPILQWESVIRRTLNKTFEPDPKLKSYSAPLSPVFPLSPVFPLSPVIRASAAVDDLFAEVEGISALELIPEESSNIGNANDSTSQKVDEITGAGKNFRFQRSHSIDQYSRLNWPEHPLDATSQLLLSGKKILQRSYSIDQYSRVNWPERPLDVTSKVLPSSAKLRQVLSISSSARVRSEWVKNAQNFSSRYNAAGHGRSGKIGVTWTNLEDQSKVHGSVADVLDLCPNVEEHSVDMPELEHENALLEDGVKSRLKYIRIVSKQMVGIYISVWVRRRLRRHINNLSVLPVGVGLMGYMGNKGSVSVSMSVFQTRLCFVCSHLASGHKEGYEQRRNADVYEIIRRTQFSSAFDIHQPLTIPSHDQVFWFGDLNYRINMSDSRIRKLVSAKQWNELLNSDQLNNELRNGVFDGWKEGHINFPPTYKYGINSDVYVGENRKEGEKKRSPAWCDRILWLGKGIKQLSYKRAEMWISDHRPVSSDFLITVEVFEHHKLQKALIVTSAVVHPDDILEIEDLEVED, from the exons ATGAAAGCGCAAAGAGGAAAGCGTTCTGAG GCCTCCTGGCCTTCATCTATGATGAAGAAATGGTTTAACATTAAATCTAAGAAATATGAGTGCGACGAAGATCGAGTCGACACTGATGCTGAGAGAAAGGAGACTGAGAGGGAGGACAAAGAGGACAGAGACAACGATG CACGCTATGTTGAGGATATGCAGCGGCATGATGCTGAGGAGGATCTTCCCAGTACAAGGCAGCAGGGAAACCTTTCTCAATCCCCGTGTGAAACTTCAG GGACACAATCAAGACGCCCTTACATCAAACATAGAAGAGGGAAATCAGAAACTCTGCGAGCACAGTATATTAATACGAAAGATGTGAG GGTGACAATAGGTACTTGGAATGTTGCCGGAAGACCTCCACACGAAGATCTAGAGATTGATGAGTGGATCAGCATGGAAGAACCATCAGATATCTATATTCTTGG TTTCCAAGAGGTGGTTCCTTTGAGTGCCGGAAATGTTCTAGGGGTAGAGACTAGAAGGCCAATACTACAGTGGGAGTCTGTCATTCGTAGAACATTAAATAAAACCTTTGAACCAGACCCCAAACTGAAAAGCTACAGTGCCCCACTGTCTCCAGTATTCCCACTGTCTCCGGTATTCCCGCTCTCTCCGGTTATCAGGGCTTCTGCTGCTGTTGATGATCTTTTTGCGGAAGTTGAAGGAATTTCCGCACTAGAGTTGATACCTGAGGAGTCATCAAACATCGGTAATGCAAATGATTCTACTAGCCAAAAGGTGGACGAAATCACTGGTGCTGGAAAGAATTTTCGCTTTCAAAGAAGTCATAGTATTGATCAGTATAGTAGGCTAAATTGGCCTGAGCATCCACTGGATGCAACGTCCCAGCTTCTCTTGTCAGGAAAGAAAATTTTACAAAGAAGTTATAGCATTGATCAATATAGTAGAGTGAACTGGCCTGAGCGTCCACTAGATGTAACATCCAAGGTTCTCCCATCTAGTGCCAAACTGAGACAAGTATTGAGCATTAGCAGTTCAGCTAGAGTTCGTTCTGAATGGGTGAAGAATGCTCAAAATTTCAGTTCTCGGTATAATGCAGCCGGTCATGGTAGGTCTGGTAAAATTGGAGTGACGTGGACGAATCTGGAAGATCAATCCAAAGTGCATGGATCTGTTGCCGATGTTTTAGATCTGTGCCCAAACGTAGAAGAGCATTCTGTTGACATGCCTGAGCTGGAACATGAAAATGCACTTTTAGAAGATGGAGTAAAATCACGCCTTAAGTATATTCGGATTGTGAGTAAGCAAATGGTAGGAATCTACATCTCTGTTTGGGTCCGCAGAAGACTGAGAAGGCATATAAATAACCTAAGTGTCTTGCCAGTAGGGGTTGGGCTTATGGGCTACATGGGAAACAAG GGATCTGTGTCTGTTAGTATGTCGGTTTTCCAGACACGGCTGTGCTTTGTGTGTTCACATTTAGCCTCTGGTCACAAGGAAGGGTATGAACAAAGGCGTAATGCAGATGTGTATGAGATAATAAGACGCACTCAATTCTCATCTGCTTTTGACATTCACCAACCACTGACAATTCCATCACATGA TCAGGTTTTCTGGTTTGGTGACTTAAATTATCGTATAAATATGTCAGACTCGCGGATAAGGAAACTTGTTTCCGCGAAGCAGTGGAATGAACTCCTCAATAGCGACCAG CTAAATAATGAACTACGCAATGGAGTATTTGATGGATGGAAGGAAGGACATATAAACTTTCCGCCTACTTACAAATATGGTATCAACTCTGATGTATATGTTGGTGAAAATCGAAAAGAAGGGGAAAAGAAAAGATCTCCAGCATG GTGTGATCGCATATTGTGGTTAGGGAAAGGCATAAAACAGCTTTCATACAAGCGAGCGGAAATGTGGATCTCTGATCATCGGCCTGTCAGTTCAGACTTCTTGATTACAGTTGAAGTTTTTGAACATCATAAGCTTCAGAAGGCTCTCATTGTCACAAGTGCAGTAGTACACCCTGATGACATATTAGAAATTGAAGACTTAGAAGTAGAAGACTGA
- the LOC141697228 gene encoding type I inositol polyphosphate 5-phosphatase 2-like isoform X3 codes for MKAQRGKRSEASWPSSMMKKWFNIKSKKYECDEDRVDTDAERKETEREDKEDRDNDARYVEDMQRHDAEEDLPSTRQQGNLSQSPCETSGTQSRRPYIKHRRGKSETLRAQYINTKDVRVTIGTWNVAGRPPHEDLEIDEWISMEEPSDIYILGFQEVVPLSAGNVLGVETRRPILQWESVIRRTLNKTFEPDPKLKSYSAPLSPVFPLSPVFPLSPVIRASAAVDDLFAEVEGISALELIPEESSNIGNANDSTSQKVDEITGAGKNFRFQRSHSIDQYSRLNWPEHPLDATSQLLLSGKKILQRSYSIDQYSRVNWPERPLDVTSKVLPSSAKLRQVLSISSSARVRSEWVKNAQNFSSRYNAAGHGRSGKIGVTWTNLEDQSKVHGSVADVLDLCPNVEEHSVDMPELEHENALLEDGVKSRLKYIRIVSKQMVGIYISVWVRRRLRRHINNLSVLPVGVGLMGYMGNKGSVSVSMSVFQTRLCFVCSHLASGHKEGQVFWFGDLNYRINMSDSRIRKLVSAKQWNELLNSDQLNNELRNGVFDGWKEGHINFPPTYKYGINSDVYVGENRKEGEKKRSPAWCDRILWLGKGIKQLSYKRAEMWISDHRPVSSDFLITVEVFEHHKLQKALIVTSAVVHPDDILEIEDLEVED; via the exons ATGAAAGCGCAAAGAGGAAAGCGTTCTGAG GCCTCCTGGCCTTCATCTATGATGAAGAAATGGTTTAACATTAAATCTAAGAAATATGAGTGCGACGAAGATCGAGTCGACACTGATGCTGAGAGAAAGGAGACTGAGAGGGAGGACAAAGAGGACAGAGACAACGATG CACGCTATGTTGAGGATATGCAGCGGCATGATGCTGAGGAGGATCTTCCCAGTACAAGGCAGCAGGGAAACCTTTCTCAATCCCCGTGTGAAACTTCAG GGACACAATCAAGACGCCCTTACATCAAACATAGAAGAGGGAAATCAGAAACTCTGCGAGCACAGTATATTAATACGAAAGATGTGAG GGTGACAATAGGTACTTGGAATGTTGCCGGAAGACCTCCACACGAAGATCTAGAGATTGATGAGTGGATCAGCATGGAAGAACCATCAGATATCTATATTCTTGG TTTCCAAGAGGTGGTTCCTTTGAGTGCCGGAAATGTTCTAGGGGTAGAGACTAGAAGGCCAATACTACAGTGGGAGTCTGTCATTCGTAGAACATTAAATAAAACCTTTGAACCAGACCCCAAACTGAAAAGCTACAGTGCCCCACTGTCTCCAGTATTCCCACTGTCTCCGGTATTCCCGCTCTCTCCGGTTATCAGGGCTTCTGCTGCTGTTGATGATCTTTTTGCGGAAGTTGAAGGAATTTCCGCACTAGAGTTGATACCTGAGGAGTCATCAAACATCGGTAATGCAAATGATTCTACTAGCCAAAAGGTGGACGAAATCACTGGTGCTGGAAAGAATTTTCGCTTTCAAAGAAGTCATAGTATTGATCAGTATAGTAGGCTAAATTGGCCTGAGCATCCACTGGATGCAACGTCCCAGCTTCTCTTGTCAGGAAAGAAAATTTTACAAAGAAGTTATAGCATTGATCAATATAGTAGAGTGAACTGGCCTGAGCGTCCACTAGATGTAACATCCAAGGTTCTCCCATCTAGTGCCAAACTGAGACAAGTATTGAGCATTAGCAGTTCAGCTAGAGTTCGTTCTGAATGGGTGAAGAATGCTCAAAATTTCAGTTCTCGGTATAATGCAGCCGGTCATGGTAGGTCTGGTAAAATTGGAGTGACGTGGACGAATCTGGAAGATCAATCCAAAGTGCATGGATCTGTTGCCGATGTTTTAGATCTGTGCCCAAACGTAGAAGAGCATTCTGTTGACATGCCTGAGCTGGAACATGAAAATGCACTTTTAGAAGATGGAGTAAAATCACGCCTTAAGTATATTCGGATTGTGAGTAAGCAAATGGTAGGAATCTACATCTCTGTTTGGGTCCGCAGAAGACTGAGAAGGCATATAAATAACCTAAGTGTCTTGCCAGTAGGGGTTGGGCTTATGGGCTACATGGGAAACAAG GGATCTGTGTCTGTTAGTATGTCGGTTTTCCAGACACGGCTGTGCTTTGTGTGTTCACATTTAGCCTCTGGTCACAAGGAAGG TCAGGTTTTCTGGTTTGGTGACTTAAATTATCGTATAAATATGTCAGACTCGCGGATAAGGAAACTTGTTTCCGCGAAGCAGTGGAATGAACTCCTCAATAGCGACCAG CTAAATAATGAACTACGCAATGGAGTATTTGATGGATGGAAGGAAGGACATATAAACTTTCCGCCTACTTACAAATATGGTATCAACTCTGATGTATATGTTGGTGAAAATCGAAAAGAAGGGGAAAAGAAAAGATCTCCAGCATG GTGTGATCGCATATTGTGGTTAGGGAAAGGCATAAAACAGCTTTCATACAAGCGAGCGGAAATGTGGATCTCTGATCATCGGCCTGTCAGTTCAGACTTCTTGATTACAGTTGAAGTTTTTGAACATCATAAGCTTCAGAAGGCTCTCATTGTCACAAGTGCAGTAGTACACCCTGATGACATATTAGAAATTGAAGACTTAGAAGTAGAAGACTGA
- the LOC141697228 gene encoding type I inositol polyphosphate 5-phosphatase 2-like isoform X2 — translation MMKKWFNIKSKKYECDEDRVDTDAERKETEREDKEDRDNDARYVEDMQRHDAEEDLPSTRQQGNLSQSPCETSGTQSRRPYIKHRRGKSETLRAQYINTKDVRVTIGTWNVAGRPPHEDLEIDEWISMEEPSDIYILGFQEVVPLSAGNVLGVETRRPILQWESVIRRTLNKTFEPDPKLKSYSAPLSPVFPLSPVFPLSPVIRASAAVDDLFAEVEGISALELIPEESSNIGNANDSTSQKVDEITGAGKNFRFQRSHSIDQYSRLNWPEHPLDATSQLLLSGKKILQRSYSIDQYSRVNWPERPLDVTSKVLPSSAKLRQVLSISSSARVRSEWVKNAQNFSSRYNAAGHGRSGKIGVTWTNLEDQSKVHGSVADVLDLCPNVEEHSVDMPELEHENALLEDGVKSRLKYIRIVSKQMVGIYISVWVRRRLRRHINNLSVLPVGVGLMGYMGNKGSVSVSMSVFQTRLCFVCSHLASGHKEGYEQRRNADVYEIIRRTQFSSAFDIHQPLTIPSHDQVFWFGDLNYRINMSDSRIRKLVSAKQWNELLNSDQLNNELRNGVFDGWKEGHINFPPTYKYGINSDVYVGENRKEGEKKRSPAWCDRILWLGKGIKQLSYKRAEMWISDHRPVSSDFLITVEVFEHHKLQKALIVTSAVVHPDDILEIEDLEVED, via the exons ATGATGAAGAAATGGTTTAACATTAAATCTAAGAAATATGAGTGCGACGAAGATCGAGTCGACACTGATGCTGAGAGAAAGGAGACTGAGAGGGAGGACAAAGAGGACAGAGACAACGATG CACGCTATGTTGAGGATATGCAGCGGCATGATGCTGAGGAGGATCTTCCCAGTACAAGGCAGCAGGGAAACCTTTCTCAATCCCCGTGTGAAACTTCAG GGACACAATCAAGACGCCCTTACATCAAACATAGAAGAGGGAAATCAGAAACTCTGCGAGCACAGTATATTAATACGAAAGATGTGAG GGTGACAATAGGTACTTGGAATGTTGCCGGAAGACCTCCACACGAAGATCTAGAGATTGATGAGTGGATCAGCATGGAAGAACCATCAGATATCTATATTCTTGG TTTCCAAGAGGTGGTTCCTTTGAGTGCCGGAAATGTTCTAGGGGTAGAGACTAGAAGGCCAATACTACAGTGGGAGTCTGTCATTCGTAGAACATTAAATAAAACCTTTGAACCAGACCCCAAACTGAAAAGCTACAGTGCCCCACTGTCTCCAGTATTCCCACTGTCTCCGGTATTCCCGCTCTCTCCGGTTATCAGGGCTTCTGCTGCTGTTGATGATCTTTTTGCGGAAGTTGAAGGAATTTCCGCACTAGAGTTGATACCTGAGGAGTCATCAAACATCGGTAATGCAAATGATTCTACTAGCCAAAAGGTGGACGAAATCACTGGTGCTGGAAAGAATTTTCGCTTTCAAAGAAGTCATAGTATTGATCAGTATAGTAGGCTAAATTGGCCTGAGCATCCACTGGATGCAACGTCCCAGCTTCTCTTGTCAGGAAAGAAAATTTTACAAAGAAGTTATAGCATTGATCAATATAGTAGAGTGAACTGGCCTGAGCGTCCACTAGATGTAACATCCAAGGTTCTCCCATCTAGTGCCAAACTGAGACAAGTATTGAGCATTAGCAGTTCAGCTAGAGTTCGTTCTGAATGGGTGAAGAATGCTCAAAATTTCAGTTCTCGGTATAATGCAGCCGGTCATGGTAGGTCTGGTAAAATTGGAGTGACGTGGACGAATCTGGAAGATCAATCCAAAGTGCATGGATCTGTTGCCGATGTTTTAGATCTGTGCCCAAACGTAGAAGAGCATTCTGTTGACATGCCTGAGCTGGAACATGAAAATGCACTTTTAGAAGATGGAGTAAAATCACGCCTTAAGTATATTCGGATTGTGAGTAAGCAAATGGTAGGAATCTACATCTCTGTTTGGGTCCGCAGAAGACTGAGAAGGCATATAAATAACCTAAGTGTCTTGCCAGTAGGGGTTGGGCTTATGGGCTACATGGGAAACAAG GGATCTGTGTCTGTTAGTATGTCGGTTTTCCAGACACGGCTGTGCTTTGTGTGTTCACATTTAGCCTCTGGTCACAAGGAAGGGTATGAACAAAGGCGTAATGCAGATGTGTATGAGATAATAAGACGCACTCAATTCTCATCTGCTTTTGACATTCACCAACCACTGACAATTCCATCACATGA TCAGGTTTTCTGGTTTGGTGACTTAAATTATCGTATAAATATGTCAGACTCGCGGATAAGGAAACTTGTTTCCGCGAAGCAGTGGAATGAACTCCTCAATAGCGACCAG CTAAATAATGAACTACGCAATGGAGTATTTGATGGATGGAAGGAAGGACATATAAACTTTCCGCCTACTTACAAATATGGTATCAACTCTGATGTATATGTTGGTGAAAATCGAAAAGAAGGGGAAAAGAAAAGATCTCCAGCATG GTGTGATCGCATATTGTGGTTAGGGAAAGGCATAAAACAGCTTTCATACAAGCGAGCGGAAATGTGGATCTCTGATCATCGGCCTGTCAGTTCAGACTTCTTGATTACAGTTGAAGTTTTTGAACATCATAAGCTTCAGAAGGCTCTCATTGTCACAAGTGCAGTAGTACACCCTGATGACATATTAGAAATTGAAGACTTAGAAGTAGAAGACTGA